In Caproiciproducens sp. NJN-50, the following are encoded in one genomic region:
- a CDS encoding HAD family hydrolase encodes MRIKKSLTSKGRPYRAVIFDMDGTLYHQRALRLFMAAELLRHCLRHGREGLRDCKILSGYRKNRETECFSGDWETEQYSAVARRLHLPEDAVRRTVETWMLKAPLSHLYACRDRRLQKLIPELRGRGILVFIYSDYPAAEKLKALRLSADGCYCAADPEIRRLKPDPAGLRAILGKNELSPSDCLMAGDRFDRDGKAAENAGMDYLILPAGKGRKEAVRLLGQATGFPQKHETGDKT; translated from the coding sequence ATGCGGATAAAAAAGAGCCTCACTTCCAAAGGGAGGCCCTATCGGGCGGTTATTTTCGACATGGACGGCACACTCTATCATCAGCGGGCGCTCCGCCTTTTCATGGCCGCCGAGCTGCTTCGGCACTGCCTGCGGCACGGACGGGAAGGGCTTCGCGACTGCAAAATTCTCTCCGGTTACCGGAAAAACCGCGAAACGGAATGTTTTTCGGGAGATTGGGAAACGGAGCAGTACTCCGCCGTCGCGCGGAGATTACACCTCCCCGAAGACGCCGTCCGGCGTACCGTCGAAACGTGGATGCTCAAGGCCCCGCTCTCCCATCTCTATGCCTGCCGGGACCGGCGGCTGCAAAAGCTGATCCCCGAACTCCGCGGCCGGGGAATTCTTGTTTTCATTTATTCCGACTACCCCGCGGCGGAAAAGCTGAAAGCCCTCCGGCTTTCAGCGGACGGCTGTTACTGCGCCGCGGACCCGGAAATCCGGCGGCTGAAGCCCGACCCCGCCGGGCTGCGGGCAATTCTGGGCAAAAATGAACTTTCTCCCTCGGACTGCCTGATGGCGGGGGACCGGTTCGACCGGGACGGAAAGGCGGCGGAAAACGCCGGGATGGATTATCTGATCCTCCCTGCCGGAAAAGGGCGAAAAGAAGCCGTCCGGCTTTTGGGACAGGCCACGGGCTTTCCGCAAAAACACGAAACGGGGGATAAAACTTGA
- a CDS encoding response regulator, translated as MYRVLIVDDEPIAVKSVEYIIRNDLDRLEVVGTAGSGRAAVEKSDSLHPDIVIMDINMPGINGLDAMKHIRRENPAVHFIIISAFDYFNYAVEAVALNVDEYLLKPVKEEKLVQTLEKVVHRIDERRDKVKRELELKEKFEMVIPVLETGFISSICMLDGSEEDLQKYCRLFGFERTGGYVLAVQFGETDGGEVQNRIGIGVQSQKFYQNYRDILKNVCVCVVGPLMLNRLIVYVLDEHSPGFEQKLAAVETARRFLHQAQKLKLGLSAGIGGYCPDVRGARESYRQALCALEYLSRLKSEIPILHYEDILEEKKGTGNYYAQQLVQAVCTKADEGDAGGALFAFSNIFDRMCADVMPDFDELKNNCISLIVGFDRKWGNWIRDYPAALGEAAAACSQTELCHICSRFIAGAVNEIASGKKKRANDIIRKADSYMESHYESEVTLGGISREVNLSPYYFSHFYKEETGVNFIDKLIRIRIEKAKHILASTDASVKDAAKQVGYADPNYFSKLFKKIVGVTASEYKEHYGK; from the coding sequence ATGTACCGGGTGCTGATCGTTGACGACGAACCGATCGCGGTGAAATCCGTCGAGTACATAATCCGAAACGATCTCGACAGGCTTGAAGTCGTGGGTACGGCCGGCTCCGGACGGGCCGCCGTTGAAAAATCAGACAGCCTTCACCCCGATATAGTAATTATGGACATCAACATGCCGGGCATCAACGGACTGGACGCCATGAAGCATATCCGCAGAGAAAACCCGGCGGTCCACTTCATCATCATTTCAGCCTTCGACTATTTCAACTACGCGGTGGAAGCCGTCGCGCTGAACGTGGACGAATATCTCCTAAAGCCGGTAAAAGAGGAAAAGCTGGTGCAAACGCTGGAAAAGGTGGTCCACCGGATCGACGAGCGCCGCGACAAGGTCAAGCGGGAGCTGGAACTGAAAGAAAAATTTGAAATGGTGATCCCCGTGCTGGAAACGGGATTCATCAGTTCCATCTGCATGCTGGACGGTTCCGAGGAAGACCTTCAAAAGTACTGCCGGCTTTTTGGGTTTGAAAGGACGGGCGGCTATGTTCTCGCCGTCCAGTTCGGGGAAACGGACGGGGGTGAAGTGCAGAACAGAATCGGAATCGGAGTACAAAGCCAGAAGTTTTATCAAAACTACCGCGACATTCTGAAAAATGTATGTGTGTGTGTCGTGGGGCCACTTATGCTTAACCGCCTGATCGTTTACGTGCTGGACGAACATTCCCCTGGGTTTGAGCAGAAGCTCGCGGCGGTGGAAACGGCGCGGCGTTTTCTCCATCAGGCGCAGAAACTGAAACTGGGTTTATCCGCCGGAATCGGGGGGTACTGTCCGGACGTTCGGGGGGCGCGCGAATCCTATCGGCAGGCGCTTTGCGCGCTGGAGTATCTTTCGCGGCTGAAAAGCGAAATCCCCATCCTGCATTACGAGGACATATTGGAGGAAAAGAAGGGCACGGGGAACTATTACGCGCAGCAGCTTGTTCAGGCGGTCTGCACCAAGGCGGATGAAGGCGACGCGGGAGGGGCCCTGTTCGCTTTTTCCAATATTTTCGACCGGATGTGCGCGGACGTCATGCCCGATTTCGATGAACTGAAAAACAACTGCATCTCACTGATCGTTGGATTCGACCGGAAGTGGGGAAACTGGATCCGGGACTACCCCGCCGCACTCGGGGAGGCGGCCGCCGCATGCAGCCAGACGGAGCTTTGTCATATCTGCAGCCGCTTTATTGCAGGGGCGGTGAATGAAATCGCCTCAGGGAAAAAGAAAAGGGCGAACGACATTATTCGGAAGGCCGATTCCTACATGGAGTCGCATTACGAGAGCGAGGTCACGCTGGGTGGAATTTCAAGAGAAGTCAACTTGAGCCCCTATTATTTCAGCCATTTTTACAAGGAGGAAACAGGCGTAAATTTTATTGATAAGTTGATCAGGATCCGCATTGAAAAGGCGAAACACATTTTAGCGTCCACGGATGCGTCCGTCAAGGACGCCGCCAAACAGGTAGGGTATGCCGATCCCAATTATTTTTCAAAACTGTTCAAAAAGATTGTCGGCGTCACGGCAAGCGAGTATAAAGAACATTATGGGAAGTGA
- a CDS encoding UbiA prenyltransferase family protein produces MESDFMQETHRPSELRNYIKIARPDHWIKNLFLLPGSFFAFFLTSQHMPWEKAAPLLIGLAATCLIASANYVINEWLDADFDRFHPTKKFRPFVTEQMSVRFLLLEYCLLCAGGLLLSARINRCFLTAELVLLAMGLLYNVRPLRLKDLPYLDVLTESVNNALRFYLGWFIITDRYYPPVSIILGFWFGGAFLMAVKRFSEYRMIADPALAGKYRKSFLHYSEKSLLISSFFYAMFSVFFLGVFLVKYRIELLLAVPFLCGLFCLYFSIGLKKDSAAQKPEKLFREKFLMLYLVCFLVLVVVLLFVNIPQLSVFLSDSLIEVS; encoded by the coding sequence ATGGAATCTGATTTCATGCAGGAAACGCATCGACCTTCCGAACTGAGAAATTATATTAAGATCGCACGGCCCGACCACTGGATCAAAAACCTCTTTTTGCTGCCGGGTTCTTTTTTCGCGTTTTTTCTAACCTCCCAGCATATGCCCTGGGAAAAAGCCGCTCCTCTGCTGATCGGTCTTGCGGCGACCTGCCTCATCGCTTCCGCAAACTACGTCATCAACGAATGGCTGGACGCCGATTTCGACCGGTTTCACCCGACGAAAAAATTCCGGCCCTTCGTCACGGAACAGATGAGCGTCAGGTTTTTACTTCTGGAGTATTGTCTTCTCTGCGCGGGCGGGCTCCTGCTTTCCGCCCGGATCAACCGCTGTTTTCTGACGGCGGAGCTCGTGCTTCTCGCGATGGGCCTCCTCTACAATGTGCGCCCGCTGAGACTGAAGGACCTGCCTTACCTGGACGTCCTCACCGAATCGGTCAATAACGCGCTTCGGTTTTACCTCGGGTGGTTTATCATCACAGACCGGTATTACCCGCCCGTCAGCATCATACTCGGGTTCTGGTTCGGCGGGGCTTTTTTAATGGCGGTCAAGCGCTTTTCCGAATACAGGATGATCGCCGACCCTGCCCTGGCCGGAAAATACCGGAAATCCTTTCTGCACTATTCGGAGAAGTCGCTGCTGATCTCTTCTTTTTTTTACGCGATGTTCTCGGTGTTTTTTCTCGGCGTCTTTCTGGTCAAGTACCGGATTGAGCTGCTTCTGGCGGTCCCGTTTCTGTGCGGTTTGTTCTGTCTCTATTTTTCCATCGGGCTGAAAAAGGACTCTGCGGCACAGAAGCCGGAAAAACTGTTCCGTGAAAAATTTTTGATGCTGTACCTGGTCTGTTTTCTCGTTTTGGTGGTAGTCCTGCTGTTCGTCAATATTCCACAGCTCAGCGTTTTCCTGAGCGACAGCCTGATCGAGGTAAGCTGA
- a CDS encoding sensor histidine kinase — protein sequence MKIKTRPSFGGMKYRTKLMAFFLLAVSTIMLASLFAYLSSQILMGDTNQMLKKNLELTVAYSRLEKVQNDIEIYLSTSSSDSLIAFYNDSSSLNENAAELLSEVSYTERGIKIKNVANMILNYLDKAEAAINEKRGRNISAYTADYEEIVKESDYITVYMEEIMSRDVIDSSEKFEEISVRQQNTSLLNDILIACVMGFVIAMIILFSFEVTKPITRLAGYAQRIADGDFDIAIQPDRTSGEIHTLYSVFASMVVSIREYVDQIQEKRRLERTLSEEKLNNLKMKNALHESELLALQSQVNPHFIFNTINIGAKIAMLQGDRATCTYLENAADIFRYNLNGLDSNATLKQEIDNVVSYMYLLQMRFGDTIRFSLEADETDSELMGLVVPRMTLQPLVENAYIHGISKMEEGGTIRLRAWKEGKLAHIEVCDSGSGLPPEQIESILNGSPEDTGDDRPHERGHTTGIGLDNVLKRLRLFFDRRDVMWIDCAGGLTKFILVLPLNYEGSGENVPGADR from the coding sequence ATGAAAATTAAAACGAGGCCGTCATTCGGCGGGATGAAATACCGCACGAAACTAATGGCCTTTTTCCTGCTTGCCGTTTCCACCATCATGCTCGCCAGCCTTTTCGCCTACCTTTCCTCCCAGATCCTGATGGGGGACACGAACCAGATGCTGAAAAAGAATCTGGAGCTCACAGTGGCCTACAGCAGACTGGAAAAGGTTCAGAACGATATTGAAATTTATCTTTCCACCAGCAGTTCGGACAGTCTCATCGCATTTTACAACGACAGTTCCTCCCTCAACGAAAACGCCGCCGAACTGCTTTCGGAGGTTTCCTACACGGAGCGGGGGATTAAAATCAAAAACGTAGCAAATATGATTTTGAACTACCTTGATAAAGCTGAAGCTGCCATAAACGAAAAAAGAGGAAGAAATATCTCCGCCTACACGGCCGATTATGAGGAAATCGTAAAGGAAAGCGACTACATCACGGTCTATATGGAAGAGATCATGAGCCGCGACGTCATCGACAGTTCGGAAAAGTTTGAGGAGATCAGCGTCCGGCAGCAAAACACGTCTCTGCTCAACGATATCTTAATCGCGTGCGTCATGGGATTCGTCATCGCCATGATCATTCTGTTCAGTTTCGAGGTGACCAAACCCATCACAAGGCTTGCCGGATACGCCCAGAGGATTGCGGACGGCGATTTTGACATTGCCATCCAGCCGGACAGGACCAGCGGAGAAATCCATACGCTGTACAGTGTGTTCGCCTCCATGGTGGTCAGCATCAGGGAATATGTCGACCAGATCCAGGAGAAAAGGCGCCTGGAACGCACGCTGAGTGAAGAGAAGCTGAATAACCTGAAAATGAAAAACGCGCTGCACGAGTCGGAGCTTCTGGCGCTCCAGTCGCAGGTAAACCCTCATTTTATTTTCAACACAATCAACATAGGGGCAAAGATCGCCATGCTCCAGGGAGACAGGGCTACCTGCACCTACCTTGAAAACGCGGCCGATATTTTCCGCTATAACTTGAACGGGCTGGACTCCAACGCCACGCTGAAGCAGGAAATCGACAACGTCGTGTCCTATATGTATCTTTTGCAGATGCGCTTCGGCGACACGATCCGGTTTTCGCTCGAGGCCGACGAAACGGATTCGGAGCTGATGGGACTCGTTGTTCCCCGGATGACTTTGCAGCCGCTCGTTGAAAACGCCTATATTCACGGCATCAGCAAAATGGAAGAAGGCGGCACCATCCGGCTGAGAGCATGGAAGGAGGGAAAGCTTGCCCATATTGAGGTCTGCGACAGCGGGAGCGGCCTGCCGCCGGAGCAGATCGAATCCATTCTGAACGGATCCCCCGAAGATACCGGCGACGACAGGCCCCATGAGCGGGGGCACACGACGGGGATCGGACTCGACAACGTGCTGAAAAGGCTGCGGCTTTTCTTTGACAGGCGTGACGTCATGTGGATCGATTGCGCGGGCGGTCTGACAAAATTCATTCTGGTCTTGCCGCTGAATTACGAAGGGAGTGGCGAAAATGTACCGGGTGCTGATCGTTGA
- a CDS encoding sugar ABC transporter substrate-binding protein: protein MKGIFASLVIVLIMISAMLYGLYDTGRSRTNGQEPVGKPAYHVQLVTQSTNEHFWTTFKKGASDAGKKLNVYVEFVDVAQNNEDTSVKTLEKALLSNVDGIALQAEDIEKTSALASEARQKKIAILTFENDHFFIPEVPTVGSSSYDIGFREGEMGVKACGGKGNAAIIVNGSGSKESSQYKNLKLQGMMDVFSKNKGIQVQKIYALDSGMFETEKLMSTILTQDPKINLILCTDERSTPGIAQVLVDENRVGDVSVIGYGAMPQTLNYIGRGVIYGSVCPDAYHIGYNCVQQLNSILKGNHISDSLNTDLFSIDAANVDRYQVANDEN, encoded by the coding sequence ATGAAAGGCATTTTTGCGTCTCTGGTCATCGTGCTGATCATGATTTCCGCTATGCTGTACGGTCTTTACGACACCGGACGCAGCCGGACAAACGGGCAGGAGCCTGTGGGCAAACCCGCTTACCACGTTCAGCTTGTGACGCAGAGCACAAATGAGCATTTTTGGACGACGTTTAAAAAAGGAGCTTCCGATGCCGGAAAAAAATTGAATGTGTATGTTGAATTCGTAGATGTCGCCCAGAACAATGAAGACACCTCGGTGAAAACTCTTGAGAAAGCTCTCCTCTCCAATGTTGACGGAATCGCGCTTCAGGCGGAGGATATTGAAAAGACATCCGCCCTTGCCTCGGAAGCGCGGCAGAAAAAAATTGCCATACTTACTTTCGAGAACGACCACTTCTTTATTCCCGAAGTTCCCACGGTGGGTTCCAGCAGCTACGACATCGGCTTCCGCGAGGGCGAGATGGGCGTAAAGGCCTGCGGCGGCAAAGGGAACGCGGCGATCATTGTGAACGGCAGCGGAAGCAAGGAAAGCAGCCAGTATAAAAACCTGAAGCTGCAGGGCATGATGGACGTTTTCTCCAAAAACAAGGGAATTCAGGTTCAGAAAATATATGCGCTGGATTCCGGCATGTTCGAAACGGAAAAACTGATGAGTACCATTCTGACACAGGACCCGAAAATCAACCTGATTCTCTGCACGGACGAGCGCAGCACGCCCGGCATTGCTCAGGTACTGGTCGACGAGAACCGCGTGGGAGACGTTTCAGTCATCGGCTATGGGGCCATGCCCCAGACTTTGAATTACATCGGACGTGGTGTCATTTATGGTTCCGTCTGCCCGGACGCCTACCATATCGGCTATAATTGCGTTCAGCAGCTCAACTCGATTCTGAAAGGGAACCATATCTCCGACAGCCTGAATACGGATCTGTTTTCCATCGATGCGGCAAATGTCGACCGGTATCAGGTGGCTAATGATGAAAATTAA
- a CDS encoding glutamine synthetase III family protein, translated as MGNVPELFGSMVFNDTVMQARLPKSAYKALKETREKGKTLDPRVADVVANAMKEWALEKGATHFTHWFQPMTGITAEKHDSFISPTDGEKVIMEFSGKELIKGEPDASSFPSGGLRATFEARGYTAWDPTSDAFVKESSLCIPTAFYSYGGEALDKKTPLLRSMDAVNKQALRILRLFGNTEATRVTTTVGPEQEYFLIDKALYEKRKDLIYTGRTLIGAKPPKGQELDDHYFGALKPRVASFMADLNEELWKLGILAKTEHNEVAPSQHELAPIFTSSNVATDHNQLVMELMKKVAIRHGLTCLLHEKPFAGINGNGKHNNWSMSTDKGENLLEPGETPSENAQFLLFLAAVIKAVDEHQDLLRISVASAANDHRLGANEAPPAIVSMFVGEDLEEILNAIESGAPCGKKNRVFMEIGTDVLPKIPKDTTDRNRTSPFAFTGNKFEFRMVGSSDSIACPNMMLNTIIADTLCCFADRLEKASDFKAELNALIQEVIKKHKRIIFNGNNYAPEWVDEAAKRGLLNLHSTVEALPYYIKPENVAMFEKHGVLTKTEVYSRYEIQLENYYKQVSIEALAMADMIRKDLLPAAAAYMKDLSETANSKKQLSPDLCCGFEKGLLEKLAPLVTDLYRKTEALEAAASTDREFKDALDEAEYFRNTVFAQMSETRAVADQVEPLIGSGYLPYPTYGELLFSVV; from the coding sequence ATGGGCAATGTTCCGGAATTGTTCGGAAGCATGGTGTTCAACGACACCGTAATGCAAGCTAGGCTTCCAAAATCGGCATATAAGGCTCTTAAGGAGACAAGGGAAAAGGGCAAAACGCTTGACCCGAGAGTGGCCGACGTGGTGGCAAACGCCATGAAGGAATGGGCATTGGAAAAAGGCGCGACCCACTTCACCCACTGGTTCCAGCCGATGACCGGCATCACCGCGGAGAAGCACGACAGCTTTATTTCTCCCACGGACGGGGAAAAGGTCATCATGGAATTTTCCGGCAAGGAACTGATCAAGGGCGAGCCGGACGCTTCCAGCTTTCCGTCCGGCGGGCTGAGAGCTACGTTTGAAGCGAGGGGCTACACCGCCTGGGACCCGACCAGCGACGCCTTTGTCAAGGAAAGTTCCCTCTGCATCCCCACCGCCTTTTATTCTTACGGAGGAGAGGCCCTGGACAAGAAAACCCCGCTGCTCCGTTCAATGGATGCCGTGAACAAACAGGCCCTGCGCATCCTGCGGCTGTTCGGCAACACCGAGGCGACCCGCGTGACCACCACGGTCGGCCCGGAACAGGAATACTTCCTGATCGACAAGGCGCTGTACGAAAAAAGAAAAGACCTGATCTACACCGGCAGAACGCTGATCGGGGCAAAGCCTCCGAAGGGGCAGGAGCTCGACGACCACTACTTCGGGGCGCTCAAGCCCCGCGTGGCCTCCTTCATGGCGGACCTGAACGAGGAGCTGTGGAAGCTCGGCATCCTGGCGAAAACTGAACATAACGAGGTTGCGCCTTCTCAGCACGAACTGGCGCCGATCTTCACCTCCAGCAACGTCGCGACGGACCACAACCAGCTTGTGATGGAACTGATGAAAAAGGTCGCCATCCGGCACGGCCTGACCTGCCTGCTGCATGAAAAGCCCTTCGCCGGCATCAACGGCAACGGCAAGCACAACAACTGGAGCATGTCCACCGACAAGGGCGAAAATCTGCTGGAACCGGGAGAAACGCCCAGCGAAAACGCGCAGTTCCTGCTTTTCCTCGCCGCCGTCATCAAGGCGGTCGACGAGCACCAGGACCTTCTGCGGATCAGCGTCGCCAGCGCGGCCAACGACCACCGCCTGGGTGCAAATGAAGCGCCTCCCGCCATCGTTTCGATGTTTGTCGGCGAGGACCTGGAAGAGATCCTGAACGCGATTGAAAGCGGCGCTCCCTGCGGCAAAAAGAACCGCGTCTTCATGGAGATCGGCACCGACGTGCTGCCGAAAATCCCGAAGGACACGACCGACCGCAACCGCACCTCCCCGTTCGCCTTCACCGGCAACAAGTTTGAATTCCGCATGGTCGGCTCTTCCGATTCCATCGCCTGCCCAAACATGATGCTCAACACCATCATTGCGGATACGCTGTGCTGCTTCGCGGACCGTCTGGAAAAGGCGTCCGATTTCAAAGCGGAACTGAACGCCCTGATCCAGGAAGTCATTAAAAAGCACAAACGCATCATTTTCAACGGCAACAACTACGCGCCCGAATGGGTCGACGAAGCCGCAAAGCGCGGCCTTCTGAACCTGCACTCCACCGTGGAAGCGCTGCCGTACTATATTAAGCCCGAAAATGTCGCGATGTTTGAAAAGCACGGCGTCCTCACGAAAACGGAGGTTTACTCCCGCTATGAGATCCAGCTTGAGAACTATTATAAACAGGTCAGCATCGAGGCGCTCGCCATGGCCGACATGATCCGCAAGGACCTTCTCCCCGCCGCCGCCGCCTACATGAAAGACCTGAGCGAAACGGCAAACAGCAAAAAACAGCTTTCTCCGGATCTGTGCTGCGGATTCGAAAAGGGACTTTTGGAAAAACTCGCTCCGCTGGTCACCGACCTGTACAGGAAGACGGAGGCTCTTGAAGCCGCCGCCAGCACGGATCGGGAATTTAAGGATGCTCTGGACGAGGCGGAATACTTCCGCAACACCGTATTCGCCCAGATGTCCGAGACCCGCGCCGTCGCGGACCAGGTCGAGCCGCTGATCGGCTCCGGTTACCTGCCGTACCCGACCTATGGAGAACTGCTGTTCAGCGTCGTGTGA
- a CDS encoding sugar ABC transporter substrate-binding protein produces MTAKPFKRRKGGLVAALLAVVLGAVCTGCGAKQAPESSEGGGHRILVGFSMATLKEDRWLRDRDIFSAKAKQEGLDVIVSNANNDAAMQREQVQDMIRKKIDVLVIAPQDRDDAAACVQEAKKAGIPVIAYDRLVRNANADVYVSFDTVKVGELQAGSLVKAVPEGGYLLINGSKDDNNTSMSHDGCMSVLNGPIQAGKIRIVAETWVEDWRREGAYSFVSDQLRQHPDQIKAIIAGNDSLAWGAIDALSEAKLAKKVLVVGEDADLAACQRIVDGTQHLTVYKPIEKLVDQAVKTCKLLADGEKLSYSRTISDGTYNVPFLMIDVVGVTKGNIDETVIRDGFHLREDVYRTPEVSSK; encoded by the coding sequence GTGACAGCAAAACCTTTCAAACGGCGTAAAGGCGGGCTGGTGGCGGCGCTGCTTGCCGTCGTGCTCGGAGCGGTCTGCACGGGATGCGGCGCAAAGCAGGCTCCGGAGTCCTCGGAGGGCGGAGGTCACAGAATACTGGTTGGATTCTCCATGGCAACGCTCAAGGAAGACCGATGGCTCCGGGACCGCGATATCTTCTCCGCAAAAGCGAAACAGGAGGGACTGGACGTCATTGTTTCCAACGCTAACAACGACGCCGCCATGCAGCGGGAACAAGTGCAGGACATGATTCGGAAGAAGATCGACGTTCTGGTCATCGCGCCGCAGGACCGCGATGACGCGGCGGCGTGCGTTCAGGAAGCCAAAAAGGCCGGAATCCCCGTGATCGCGTACGACCGGCTCGTCAGGAACGCCAATGCCGACGTCTATGTTTCATTCGACACCGTGAAGGTCGGCGAATTGCAGGCAGGCTCGCTGGTCAAAGCTGTTCCCGAGGGCGGATATCTTCTAATAAACGGGTCAAAGGACGACAACAACACCTCCATGTCCCACGACGGCTGCATGAGCGTGCTGAACGGGCCGATTCAGGCCGGGAAGATCCGGATCGTCGCGGAAACATGGGTGGAGGACTGGCGCAGAGAAGGAGCCTACAGCTTCGTTTCCGACCAGCTCAGGCAGCATCCGGACCAGATCAAGGCGATCATCGCGGGCAACGACTCCCTCGCATGGGGCGCCATCGACGCCCTTTCAGAAGCGAAGCTTGCCAAAAAGGTGCTGGTCGTAGGGGAGGACGCCGACCTGGCCGCCTGTCAGCGCATCGTGGACGGGACGCAGCATCTCACCGTCTACAAGCCGATCGAAAAGCTGGTGGATCAGGCGGTAAAAACCTGCAAGCTTCTCGCCGACGGGGAAAAGCTTTCCTACAGCCGCACCATAAGCGACGGAACCTACAATGTCCCTTTTCTCATGATCGACGTAGTCGGGGTGACAAAGGGTAATATCGACGAAACGGTAATCAGGGACGGCTTCCATCTCAGAGAGGACGTATACCGCACGCCTGAGGTCTCCTCGAAATAA